A single region of the Massilia sp. erpn genome encodes:
- a CDS encoding DUF1427 family protein, with the protein MKIYIASLAAGLLVGLIYGVLNVRSPAPPVVALIGLLGILLGEQLPPLVKQWFKPQDGQLSWFSEQVKPHCFGELPTADKKDDAKRSV; encoded by the coding sequence ATGAAAATTTATATCGCATCCCTCGCCGCCGGCCTGCTGGTGGGTTTAATCTATGGCGTACTGAATGTGCGCTCGCCCGCGCCGCCGGTGGTTGCCCTCATCGGACTGCTCGGCATCCTGCTGGGCGAGCAATTGCCGCCGCTGGTCAAGCAGTGGTTCAAGCCGCAGGACGGCCAGCTTTCCTGGTTCAGCGAACAGGTCAAACCGCATTGCTTCGGCGAGCTGCCGACGGCGGACAAGAAGGACGACGCCAAGCGCAGCGTCTGA